In a single window of the Natronosalvus caseinilyticus genome:
- a CDS encoding SHOCT domain-containing protein, which translates to MTDDLAAFVADDLWLLVAIVTFALAGLAGVAGLGGLAGAITIVGWFLLTPVFLFWGEELAAIAFESDEPARGGDERARQRAHEPLETLKDRYARGEIDDAEFERRLDRLVETDEAIGRVDRSRSVDRHSSDRSNEFDAEPALEQE; encoded by the coding sequence ATGACCGACGATCTCGCTGCGTTCGTGGCCGACGACCTCTGGTTGCTCGTCGCTATCGTGACCTTCGCCCTCGCCGGACTGGCGGGCGTCGCGGGTCTCGGGGGGCTGGCCGGAGCCATTACGATCGTCGGCTGGTTTCTCCTCACGCCGGTGTTTCTGTTCTGGGGCGAGGAACTGGCAGCGATCGCTTTCGAGTCCGACGAACCCGCCCGCGGGGGCGACGAGCGAGCGCGCCAACGAGCGCACGAGCCGCTCGAGACGCTCAAGGATCGCTACGCCCGCGGCGAGATCGACGACGCGGAGTTCGAACGACGGCTCGATCGGCTCGTAGAAACTGACGAGGCAATCGGGCGCGTCGACCGGAGTCGCTCCGTCGACAGACACAGTTCCGACCGCTCCAACGAGTTCGATGCGGAACCGGCCCTCGAGCAGGAGTGA
- a CDS encoding OsmC family protein, with protein sequence MTKEVTTISEEGFSATNEVRDFSVDIDATGEEAPDTLESLLAAYGSCYVPALRVGGQQRGVEELGKIEIDVSGDLNDDDKLESTAFDIRVEADVDDETGQKIIDRAFELCKVHDALKDSLHADASFQGDAF encoded by the coding sequence ATGACGAAAGAAGTCACCACCATCTCGGAGGAGGGATTTAGTGCGACGAACGAGGTTCGCGACTTCAGCGTCGACATCGACGCCACCGGCGAGGAGGCCCCGGACACGCTCGAGAGCCTGCTCGCGGCCTACGGCTCCTGTTACGTCCCCGCCCTGCGCGTCGGCGGTCAGCAGCGCGGCGTCGAGGAGCTGGGGAAAATCGAGATCGACGTCTCCGGTGACCTGAACGACGACGACAAACTCGAGTCGACGGCGTTCGACATCCGCGTCGAAGCGGACGTCGACGACGAGACGGGCCAGAAGATCATCGACCGCGCGTTCGAACTCTGCAAAGTCCACGACGCGCTGAAGGACAGCCTCCACGCCGACGCGTCGTTCCAGGGTGACGCGTTCTAA
- a CDS encoding DUF4870 domain-containing protein, producing MSNDTPAPDVTDVAETTIADERTQETSLGPDENVLGALSYFTLVGGLLVYLLEDENEFARFHAAQCIALCVGAIALYAGLTIVGVTVSVVLGDVFLIGWLVGAGLSIVSLFVWFALFLVWLYLVVTAFQGKRTRIPVVGNLAESTLL from the coding sequence ATGTCAAACGACACTCCCGCACCTGACGTGACGGACGTCGCGGAGACGACGATCGCCGACGAACGAACCCAGGAGACGAGCCTCGGACCGGACGAGAACGTCCTCGGGGCACTCTCGTACTTCACCCTCGTCGGCGGGCTACTCGTCTACCTGCTCGAGGACGAAAACGAGTTCGCCAGGTTCCACGCCGCCCAGTGCATCGCTCTCTGCGTCGGCGCGATTGCCCTGTACGCAGGTCTGACGATCGTCGGGGTGACGGTTTCGGTCGTCCTCGGCGACGTCTTCCTGATCGGGTGGCTCGTCGGGGCCGGGCTCTCGATCGTCTCGCTGTTCGTCTGGTTCGCGCTCTTCCTGGTCTGGCTCTACCTGGTCGTGACGGCGTTCCAGGGCAAGCGCACTCGAATCCCGGTCGTCGGGAACCTCGCGGAATCGACCCTGCTCTGA
- a CDS encoding mRNA surveillance protein pelota — MQIKSREPLEGGRERVTVVPESVDDLWHLQYVLEPGDRVAGDTTRRIQRDDEQMRDTGGEREHMWVAIAVDDVEFHKFANRLRVGGEIVACSREDQLGFHHTLNVEARDELSIDKRFKPDQNERLEEAAEATENPDVAIATVEEGEAHVHTVAQYGTEERASITGPTGKGEYARDRSELFAELGTILSRLEVDAIILAGPGFTKQDALKHLERNHPEVAEQITMVDTAGVGDRGVHEVLKRGAVADVQEETRIESEAAYIDELTKRIAEGAKAAYGPEAVAQAAEYGAIERLLVLDEKLRKERGPEGDWAINVDDVVRTAEQKGGDVTVFSSEFPPGEQLSNLGGIAALLRYRLE; from the coding sequence ATGCAGATCAAGAGTCGCGAGCCCCTCGAGGGCGGGCGCGAGCGGGTGACGGTCGTCCCCGAGAGCGTCGACGACCTCTGGCACCTCCAGTACGTCCTCGAACCGGGCGACCGCGTCGCCGGCGACACCACCCGGCGAATCCAGCGCGACGACGAGCAGATGCGCGATACGGGCGGCGAGCGCGAACACATGTGGGTCGCCATCGCCGTCGACGACGTCGAGTTCCACAAGTTCGCCAACCGACTCCGGGTCGGCGGCGAGATCGTCGCCTGCTCCCGAGAGGACCAGCTGGGCTTTCACCACACGCTGAACGTCGAGGCCCGCGACGAACTCTCGATCGACAAGCGGTTCAAGCCCGACCAGAACGAGCGACTCGAGGAGGCCGCCGAGGCCACCGAAAACCCGGACGTCGCCATCGCGACCGTCGAGGAGGGCGAGGCCCACGTCCACACGGTCGCCCAGTACGGGACCGAGGAACGAGCCTCGATCACAGGCCCGACGGGGAAAGGTGAGTACGCCCGTGACCGCTCGGAACTGTTCGCCGAGCTCGGTACCATCCTCTCGCGTCTCGAGGTCGACGCGATCATCCTCGCGGGGCCCGGGTTCACGAAACAGGACGCGCTGAAGCACCTCGAGCGCAATCACCCCGAGGTTGCCGAACAAATAACGATGGTCGACACTGCGGGCGTCGGCGACCGCGGGGTCCACGAGGTGCTCAAACGCGGTGCCGTCGCGGACGTCCAGGAGGAGACCCGGATCGAGTCGGAGGCCGCCTACATCGACGAACTCACGAAACGGATCGCCGAGGGAGCGAAAGCGGCCTACGGCCCCGAGGCGGTCGCCCAGGCCGCCGAATACGGCGCCATCGAACGACTGCTCGTCCTGGACGAGAAGCTCCGCAAGGAACGCGGTCCCGAGGGCGACTGGGCGATAAACGTCGACGACGTCGTCCGGACGGCCGAACAGAAAGGCGGCGACGTGACAGTCTTCTCGAGCGAGTTCCCGCCGGGCGAACAACTCTCGAATCTCGGCGGTATCGCGGCGCTGTTGCGGTATCGACTCGAGTAA
- a CDS encoding TrmB family transcriptional regulator, with amino-acid sequence MSAPTENDAIESFERLGLTSYEARVFIALQQLGSGTARDVASVADVPRSQVYSVAESLADRGLLEMQQSSPIRYRPVNLEEARSILRSRFESEQERAFDYVERVREEPGGEEEQEDIWTVRGRARIDDRVVDLCSRAEERIIFGARLPPLVTDEIEQLLESSAEEGLEVTAVSAEPEVRSRFERLEGIAVFESPEHRQADDRSGRILIVDDQTILLSVVDDDGSETAIWSADSLFASVLIQLIEANSEARGRAE; translated from the coding sequence GTGAGCGCGCCGACCGAGAACGACGCCATCGAGTCCTTCGAACGACTCGGACTGACGAGCTACGAAGCCCGGGTGTTCATCGCGCTCCAGCAACTCGGCTCGGGCACCGCTCGAGACGTCGCGAGCGTCGCCGACGTCCCCCGCTCGCAGGTCTACAGCGTGGCCGAGAGCCTCGCCGACCGCGGACTCCTCGAGATGCAACAGTCCAGTCCCATCCGATACCGACCGGTGAACCTCGAGGAAGCGCGTTCGATCCTCCGCTCGCGCTTCGAGTCAGAACAGGAGCGCGCCTTCGACTACGTCGAGCGCGTCCGGGAGGAACCCGGGGGCGAGGAAGAACAGGAAGACATCTGGACGGTTCGCGGCCGAGCGCGCATCGACGACCGCGTGGTCGACCTCTGCTCGCGCGCCGAAGAGCGCATCATATTCGGCGCGCGACTCCCGCCGCTCGTCACCGACGAAATCGAACAACTGCTCGAGAGCAGCGCCGAGGAGGGCCTCGAAGTGACGGCCGTGAGCGCCGAACCCGAAGTCCGGTCGCGGTTCGAACGGCTCGAGGGCATCGCGGTGTTCGAGTCCCCGGAACATCGCCAGGCCGACGATCGGTCGGGACGGATCCTGATCGTCGACGACCAGACGATTCTACTCAGTGTCGTCGACGACGACGGGAGCGAAACCGCCATCTGGAGCGCTGACTCGCTGTTCGCCTCGGTGTTGATCCAGTTGATCGAGGCGAACAGCGAAGCGCGCGGACGGGCAGAGTAG
- a CDS encoding MMPL family transporter, with protein MSLADRIAGTITSHSKAALAVMLVLTLVVGAGAPMVDDDSSLGQFESESPEVAASEYIAENFTVEGAENTTTVQVIVRGNGENVLSQESLIDSLRFQQALRENESINATLVGENAITGVENIAAITHIRGQETAELAERGAELENRTERLNETSERLNESLVTVVGLEREYAALNASYENGEIDEGTYEEESAAIETQLEETTDEATADLESEQAATFETTVNDLRAVVNQEAQLERQYEAGEVSDDEYETQSAELAEQREGLFEQGTAGVLADEWAQLEEDSETLQADQEALQTADQPSLEEQIEALEGLDDDEYEELIADVLSDDGEDTTALAFMPADYEPGETSAEARMLFVTQTSEGGGMAEMGGGGGPALDAQLDMQTLASEHDGVEEYLIFGAGVITDEIDRSMGDSLAIVGPLALLFVVAALAIAYRDLIDIALGVLGILLVLVWTFGFMGWADIAFNQMFVAVPVLLIGLSIDYAIHVFMRHREQREDERTTDDVRGSMKVALAGVGIALVWVTATTVIGFLSNLISPIAPIRDFGIVSSFGIVAALAIFGVLVPAAKVELDDLLESRGFDRRKRAFGTGSGRFSDALTLGSTAARKVPLVVLVVALLLTAGGVYGASQVDTSFSEEDFLAESPPAWTDNLGPLSPGEYNAKSNLNYVNDHFQRQDVRAQVLVTGDVTDPETLERLDAAESAAAANEDVVYVLPNGEADVSGPLSTMRDVAAENESFNETFTAAGGGPDSVPTENLEGVYDHLLEVEPSAAQYVYRTDDGEYEAVQLSIAVQGNADLADVTAEMRAIADGIDDGGTDPRWEATATGDPIVNHVVENDLMQTVLESLLITLVAVVVFLSLAYWLTGKGATLGVVTLLPVALAVSWILGSMYLLGMSFNVLTGMITSLTIGLGIAYSIHVSSRYMLELERQGNVWTAMETTVTGTGGALLGSAATTVGGFGVLAFAILPVLRQFGIITGLTIIYAFLASVIVLPTLLVLWTRYLGPDLSSADWSTDRPTPASDGGREAGDSGHETSDATAGGDDE; from the coding sequence ATGAGCCTCGCCGATCGCATCGCCGGAACGATCACGAGCCACAGCAAGGCGGCGCTCGCGGTCATGCTCGTGCTCACGCTCGTGGTGGGCGCCGGCGCACCGATGGTCGACGACGACTCCTCGCTCGGGCAGTTCGAGAGCGAATCGCCGGAAGTCGCGGCTTCCGAGTACATCGCCGAGAACTTCACTGTCGAAGGCGCGGAGAATACGACGACCGTCCAGGTGATCGTCCGCGGCAACGGCGAGAACGTCCTCTCCCAGGAGTCGCTAATCGACTCGCTTCGCTTCCAGCAGGCGCTTCGCGAGAACGAGTCGATCAACGCGACCCTCGTCGGCGAAAACGCCATCACCGGCGTCGAGAACATCGCCGCGATCACCCACATTCGAGGCCAGGAAACCGCCGAACTCGCCGAACGCGGCGCCGAACTCGAGAATCGGACCGAACGGCTCAACGAGACGAGCGAACGACTCAACGAGTCGCTGGTGACCGTCGTCGGCCTCGAGCGAGAGTACGCCGCGCTCAACGCCTCCTACGAAAACGGCGAGATCGACGAGGGAACGTACGAGGAGGAATCGGCCGCAATCGAAACCCAACTCGAGGAAACCACCGACGAAGCGACTGCGGATCTCGAGTCCGAGCAGGCGGCGACCTTCGAGACAACGGTCAACGACCTCCGTGCTGTCGTCAACCAAGAGGCCCAGCTCGAGCGCCAGTACGAGGCTGGCGAGGTGAGCGACGACGAGTACGAGACCCAGTCCGCCGAACTCGCCGAGCAACGCGAGGGACTGTTCGAGCAGGGCACCGCCGGCGTGCTCGCCGACGAGTGGGCGCAACTCGAGGAAGATAGCGAGACGCTTCAGGCGGACCAGGAGGCCCTCCAGACTGCCGACCAGCCGTCGCTCGAGGAACAGATCGAGGCCCTCGAGGGGCTCGACGACGACGAGTACGAGGAGCTCATCGCAGACGTCCTATCCGACGACGGCGAGGACACCACCGCACTCGCGTTCATGCCCGCGGATTACGAGCCGGGCGAGACGTCTGCCGAGGCGCGAATGCTGTTCGTCACCCAGACCTCCGAGGGTGGCGGCATGGCCGAGATGGGCGGTGGCGGCGGACCCGCACTCGACGCCCAGCTCGACATGCAGACGCTCGCGAGCGAGCACGACGGGGTCGAGGAGTACCTCATCTTCGGTGCGGGCGTCATCACGGACGAGATCGATCGGTCGATGGGCGACAGCCTGGCCATCGTCGGCCCGCTGGCGCTGCTGTTCGTCGTCGCGGCGCTCGCCATCGCCTACCGCGACCTGATCGACATCGCGCTGGGCGTCCTCGGCATCCTGCTGGTGCTGGTCTGGACGTTCGGCTTCATGGGCTGGGCCGACATCGCGTTCAACCAGATGTTCGTCGCCGTACCCGTCTTATTGATCGGCCTCTCGATCGACTACGCGATTCACGTCTTCATGCGTCACCGGGAGCAACGCGAGGACGAGCGGACGACCGACGACGTTCGCGGGTCGATGAAAGTAGCGCTCGCCGGCGTCGGCATCGCCCTCGTCTGGGTGACCGCGACGACGGTCATCGGGTTCCTCTCGAACCTCATCAGTCCTATCGCCCCCATCCGCGACTTCGGCATCGTCAGTTCGTTCGGCATCGTCGCGGCGCTGGCAATCTTCGGCGTGCTCGTCCCCGCCGCGAAGGTCGAACTCGACGACCTGCTCGAGTCCCGCGGGTTCGACCGGCGAAAACGAGCGTTCGGAACGGGGAGCGGCCGGTTCAGCGACGCTCTCACCCTCGGATCCACGGCCGCACGCAAGGTGCCCCTCGTGGTCCTCGTCGTGGCACTCCTGTTGACCGCAGGTGGGGTCTACGGCGCGAGCCAGGTCGACACCTCCTTCAGCGAGGAGGACTTCCTCGCGGAGAGTCCGCCAGCCTGGACCGACAACTTGGGGCCGCTGAGTCCGGGCGAATACAACGCCAAGTCCAACCTGAACTACGTCAACGACCACTTCCAGCGCCAGGACGTCCGCGCCCAGGTTCTGGTGACAGGCGACGTCACCGATCCGGAGACGCTCGAGCGCCTGGACGCGGCCGAATCGGCCGCCGCCGCGAACGAGGACGTCGTCTACGTCCTGCCGAACGGTGAGGCCGACGTCTCCGGGCCGCTGTCGACCATGCGCGACGTGGCCGCCGAGAACGAGTCGTTCAACGAGACCTTCACCGCCGCCGGCGGCGGGCCCGACTCGGTGCCGACCGAGAACCTCGAGGGCGTCTACGACCACCTGCTCGAGGTCGAACCGTCGGCCGCCCAGTACGTCTACCGGACCGACGACGGCGAGTACGAGGCGGTCCAGCTATCGATCGCGGTCCAGGGTAATGCCGACCTCGCGGACGTCACCGCGGAGATGCGCGCCATCGCGGACGGCATCGACGACGGCGGCACCGACCCGCGCTGGGAGGCGACCGCTACCGGCGACCCGATCGTCAACCACGTCGTCGAGAACGACCTGATGCAGACCGTCCTTGAAAGCCTGCTGATCACGCTCGTCGCGGTCGTGGTCTTCCTCTCGCTGGCCTACTGGTTGACGGGGAAGGGCGCGACGCTGGGGGTCGTGACACTGTTGCCGGTCGCGCTCGCGGTGAGCTGGATCCTCGGCTCGATGTATCTGCTGGGGATGTCGTTCAACGTCCTCACGGGGATGATCACCAGCCTCACGATTGGACTGGGCATCGCCTACAGCATCCACGTCAGCTCCCGGTACATGCTCGAGCTCGAGCGCCAGGGGAACGTCTGGACGGCCATGGAGACGACCGTCACCGGCACCGGCGGCGCGCTCCTGGGCAGCGCCGCGACGACCGTCGGCGGGTTCGGCGTCCTCGCGTTCGCCATCCTGCCAGTCCTTCGCCAGTTCGGGATCATCACCGGGCTGACGATCATCTACGCGTTCCTCGCGAGCGTGATCGTCCTCCCGACGCTCCTGGTGCTCTGGACGCGCTACCTCGGCCCCGACCTGTCGAGTGCCGACTGGTCGACCGACCGGCCGACGCCGGCCAGCGACGGCGGCCGCGAGGCCGGCGACAGCGGTCACGAGACCAGCGACGCGACCGCCGGAGGTGACGACGAGTGA
- a CDS encoding MMPL family transporter has protein sequence MRRRSRLVEAITTHARFVLVGCLLATLLFGAGIPALETDTTLEQFRTDTPESEALAYADRHFEERGENTTTAHVVVTDEKALERESLLEGLRFQQSLRDDEAIGPTLVENDSTLGIENVVATAIIRLEQADALEVRATELETRVSDLEERIDGLASALESVGSLQADYEALNDSYAAGEVSDEEYDRRAAAIEADLNATVSNATADLDQERTTQFERAAATVRAIESEMADLERRRAAGSVTDREYEARMETLEDDREQAIVDGSRWLFGDDLQSLQQEARELEAERDGVERLDRPPLEEQISALERADDDRFDRAITLVLAEGGPGSAAALRLLPSSYEPGSLESDERLLLVTQSLDRGAGPPGEVGPDIVESQLALEERVLERGEENLVFGMGLVADEVDRAVADSLVIVGPLALLFVIVALAIAYRDVLDIALGVTGTVMVLVWTLGMAGWADVAFTQVFVAVPVLLIGLSIDYAIHVVMRHREEREGGGKGESKDDGKGEDEDVRTTDDVRTSMAGALAGLATAFVLVTATTAIGFLANVVSPIDPIREFGVVSAFGIVSALVVFGTAVPAAKVELDAALEARGVDRRRRAIGGSDRVARTLSVGAMAARKALLVVLVCALLVTAGGAYGATHVDTTFDETSFLADDPPSWTAHLGPLAPGEYRMQSTLDVLEERYQREGGQVQILLRGDVTAGNTLQRVEDASARAEASEVVYVLPDGESDVRSPLSVMRATADESESFNATFSLADRTGNGVPDQNHLGLYDGLFEYNPDSASNLVYRSETGEYEAIRLVVGVQTSAESDETAAEMRSVAAVLEGDGDAVDAVATGGPLTTYALERTLFESVVGALAVALGAIVALLAVGYRVTGRGATLGAVAAVPVVVALGATLGTMAILGLPFNVLTGMVASLTIGLGIDYSVHVTTRYTHELGALEAGETAWDALERTLSTTGGALAGSVVTTGCGFGVLVVALVPLLRQFGLVTALTIGYAFLASVLVLPTLLACWTRYLAPEPYRVPSLAVAPSRKSLWSRPTRDDDRE, from the coding sequence GTGAGGCGACGCTCCCGACTGGTCGAGGCGATCACGACCCACGCACGGTTCGTGCTGGTCGGTTGTCTCCTCGCAACGCTACTCTTCGGCGCGGGGATTCCTGCCCTCGAGACGGACACTACCCTCGAGCAGTTCCGGACCGACACCCCCGAAAGCGAGGCGCTCGCGTACGCCGACCGCCACTTCGAGGAACGGGGCGAGAACACGACGACCGCGCACGTCGTCGTCACCGACGAGAAGGCCCTCGAGCGCGAGTCGTTGCTCGAGGGGCTCCGATTCCAGCAGTCGCTCCGCGATGACGAGGCGATCGGGCCGACGCTAGTCGAGAACGACTCGACGCTCGGAATCGAGAACGTCGTCGCTACGGCAATTATCCGGCTGGAACAGGCGGACGCCCTCGAGGTACGCGCCACTGAACTCGAGACCCGGGTGAGCGACCTCGAAGAACGGATCGACGGCCTCGCGTCGGCGCTCGAGAGCGTCGGCTCGCTCCAGGCCGACTACGAGGCCCTGAACGACTCCTACGCGGCCGGCGAGGTGAGCGACGAGGAGTACGACCGGCGGGCGGCCGCCATCGAGGCCGACCTGAACGCGACGGTTTCGAACGCGACGGCCGACCTCGATCAGGAGCGAACCACGCAGTTCGAGCGGGCGGCCGCGACCGTCCGAGCGATCGAAAGTGAGATGGCCGACCTCGAGCGCCGGCGAGCCGCGGGTTCCGTCACGGACCGGGAGTACGAGGCTCGAATGGAGACCCTCGAGGACGACCGTGAACAGGCTATCGTCGACGGCTCGCGCTGGCTCTTCGGCGACGACCTCCAGTCCCTCCAGCAGGAAGCGCGGGAACTCGAGGCCGAACGCGACGGGGTCGAGCGCCTCGACCGACCGCCGCTCGAAGAGCAGATTTCGGCCCTCGAACGTGCCGACGACGACCGGTTCGACCGGGCGATCACCCTGGTGCTGGCCGAGGGCGGCCCGGGAAGTGCGGCAGCGCTTCGCCTCCTCCCGTCGTCGTACGAACCGGGATCGCTGGAATCCGACGAGCGACTGCTGCTCGTGACCCAGTCGCTCGACCGCGGGGCAGGGCCGCCCGGCGAGGTTGGTCCCGACATCGTCGAGAGCCAACTCGCCCTCGAGGAGCGCGTGCTCGAGCGCGGCGAGGAGAACCTGGTCTTCGGGATGGGACTGGTGGCCGACGAGGTAGACCGCGCGGTGGCCGATAGCCTCGTGATCGTCGGCCCACTCGCGCTACTCTTCGTGATCGTGGCACTCGCCATCGCCTACCGCGACGTTCTCGACATCGCGCTGGGCGTCACGGGTACGGTGATGGTACTCGTCTGGACGCTCGGGATGGCCGGGTGGGCCGACGTCGCGTTCACGCAGGTGTTCGTGGCCGTTCCCGTCCTGCTGATCGGGCTCTCGATCGACTACGCGATCCACGTGGTGATGCGCCACCGCGAGGAACGCGAGGGCGGGGGCAAAGGCGAGAGCAAGGACGATGGCAAAGGCGAGGACGAGGACGTCCGAACGACCGACGACGTTCGAACCTCGATGGCCGGCGCACTCGCAGGGCTCGCAACGGCGTTCGTACTGGTCACCGCGACGACGGCCATCGGCTTCCTCGCCAACGTCGTCAGCCCAATCGACCCCATCAGGGAGTTCGGGGTCGTGAGCGCCTTCGGCATCGTCTCCGCACTCGTCGTCTTCGGGACCGCAGTCCCGGCCGCGAAGGTCGAACTCGACGCCGCCCTCGAGGCGCGGGGCGTCGACCGTCGTCGACGAGCGATCGGTGGGAGCGACCGGGTCGCCCGAACGCTCTCCGTGGGCGCGATGGCTGCCCGGAAAGCGCTGCTCGTCGTCCTCGTCTGCGCCCTGCTGGTGACCGCCGGCGGCGCCTACGGGGCGACACACGTCGACACCACGTTCGACGAAACTTCGTTCCTGGCGGACGATCCCCCGTCGTGGACGGCACACCTCGGCCCGCTCGCCCCCGGCGAGTACCGGATGCAGTCGACCCTCGACGTGCTCGAGGAGCGCTACCAGCGCGAGGGCGGACAGGTGCAGATCCTGTTACGTGGCGACGTCACGGCAGGCAATACCCTCCAGCGAGTCGAGGATGCGTCGGCGCGCGCAGAGGCGAGCGAGGTGGTGTACGTGCTCCCCGACGGCGAATCCGACGTTCGGTCGCCTCTGTCGGTGATGCGGGCGACGGCCGACGAGAGCGAGTCCTTCAATGCGACGTTCTCGCTGGCCGATCGGACCGGAAACGGCGTGCCCGACCAGAACCACCTGGGCCTCTACGACGGCCTCTTCGAGTACAACCCCGACTCGGCGAGTAATCTCGTCTACCGCAGCGAGACGGGCGAGTACGAGGCGATTCGACTGGTCGTCGGGGTGCAGACCAGCGCCGAGAGCGACGAGACGGCTGCGGAGATGCGGTCGGTCGCCGCAGTGCTCGAGGGCGACGGCGACGCCGTCGACGCCGTCGCAACCGGCGGGCCGCTCACCACCTACGCACTCGAGCGCACCCTCTTCGAGAGCGTCGTCGGCGCGCTCGCGGTCGCACTCGGGGCGATCGTCGCGCTGCTCGCCGTCGGCTACCGGGTCACGGGCCGCGGGGCGACGCTGGGCGCGGTGGCCGCGGTTCCCGTTGTCGTCGCCCTCGGCGCCACGCTTGGGACGATGGCCATCCTCGGCCTCCCGTTCAACGTCCTGACCGGGATGGTGGCGAGCCTGACGATCGGCCTCGGGATCGACTACAGCGTCCACGTCACGACCCGGTACACGCACGAGCTCGGGGCGCTCGAGGCCGGCGAAACCGCGTGGGACGCCCTCGAACGGACGCTGTCGACGACCGGCGGCGCGCTGGCCGGGAGCGTCGTGACGACCGGCTGTGGCTTCGGCGTCCTCGTCGTCGCCCTCGTCCCGTTGCTCCGGCAGTTCGGCCTGGTGACGGCGCTGACGATCGGGTACGCCTTCCTCGCGAGCGTTCTCGTCCTGCCGACGCTACTCGCCTGCTGGACGCGGTATCTGGCCCCGGAACCGTATCGCGTTCCGTCGCTCGCGGTCGCCCCCTCGAGGAAGTCGCTGTGGTCGCGGCCGACTCGAGACGACGATCGCGAGTGA
- a CDS encoding MBL fold metallo-hydrolase, translating to MRVTFLGTGSAIPTGERFQTGLLVQNEGRTVLVDCGAGVLQRLQQSGVGFEAISSVLLTHHHLDHVSDLLPLMKARWLAGEEHLEVVGPQGTKSLVDGLLDVHEYMQDRLELRVREVVAGSFTVADFDVEAYETRHSLPCLAYRFGDYVTFSGDTEAFAGLANFADGSAILIHDCSFPDDVDVSNHPTPSELGKVLEGHEIGRVYLSHLYPHTDGRHTEMRESIARHYDGDVRFAEDLQTISVE from the coding sequence ATGCGCGTCACGTTTCTCGGCACCGGCAGCGCAATCCCGACCGGTGAACGGTTCCAGACCGGGTTGCTCGTCCAGAACGAGGGACGGACCGTCCTCGTCGACTGCGGTGCAGGCGTCCTCCAACGGCTGCAGCAGTCGGGCGTCGGCTTCGAGGCAATCTCGAGCGTCCTCCTGACCCACCACCACCTGGATCACGTCTCCGATCTGCTTCCGCTGATGAAAGCCCGGTGGCTCGCCGGCGAAGAACACCTCGAGGTCGTCGGCCCGCAGGGAACGAAGTCGCTCGTCGACGGGTTGCTCGATGTCCACGAGTACATGCAGGACAGACTCGAGTTGCGGGTCAGGGAGGTCGTGGCTGGCTCGTTCACGGTGGCTGACTTCGACGTCGAGGCCTACGAGACGCGTCACTCGCTGCCGTGTCTGGCCTACCGCTTCGGTGACTACGTCACCTTCAGCGGCGACACGGAGGCGTTCGCGGGGCTGGCGAACTTCGCCGACGGCTCGGCAATCTTGATCCACGACTGTTCGTTCCCCGACGACGTCGACGTCTCGAACCACCCGACGCCGAGCGAACTCGGGAAGGTCCTCGAGGGCCACGAAATCGGTCGCGTCTACCTGAGCCACCTCTACCCTCACACGGACGGCCGCCACACGGAGATGCGCGAGTCGATCGCTCGTCACTACGACGGCGACGTCCGATTCGCCGAGGACCTCCAGACGATTTCGGTCGAGTAG
- a CDS encoding DUF7344 domain-containing protein has protein sequence MSPGESTPPDPALAVGEASATDGRRLGDSPSSLPPDDRYHILQTRRRRDTLRYLRRRDEPVDVRDLAEWVAAREHETTTEQLTSRQRQRVYISLYQTHLPKLDEYGVVRYHKDRGAVTPLALVEHFDEYLAPSEARDGVEGNDESEGARAWWRPYLALSGLGVALVGLAAGGVLPLPALAAAGLVISSFAILSIFHALVATGRTNGLDLEAIATRIGR, from the coding sequence ATGAGCCCCGGGGAGTCCACCCCGCCGGATCCGGCGTTAGCGGTCGGGGAAGCGTCAGCGACCGACGGGCGTCGTTTGGGTGACTCCCCGTCGTCGCTTCCTCCTGATGACCGGTATCACATTTTACAGACGCGTCGTCGTCGCGATACGCTCCGGTACCTCCGCCGCCGCGACGAACCTGTCGACGTCCGGGATCTCGCCGAGTGGGTCGCCGCGCGCGAACACGAGACGACGACGGAGCAGTTGACCTCCCGCCAGCGCCAGCGCGTCTACATCTCGCTCTACCAGACGCACCTGCCCAAACTCGACGAGTACGGGGTCGTGCGCTATCACAAAGACCGCGGGGCCGTCACCCCGCTGGCGCTCGTCGAACACTTCGACGAGTACCTCGCCCCCTCCGAGGCCAGGGATGGAGTCGAGGGCAATGACGAATCCGAGGGCGCTCGAGCGTGGTGGCGACCGTACCTCGCCCTCTCCGGTCTCGGCGTCGCCCTGGTCGGTCTGGCGGCGGGCGGCGTTCTCCCGCTCCCCGCGCTCGCCGCCGCAGGCCTCGTCATTTCCTCGTTCGCGATACTGTCGATTTTTCACGCGCTGGTGGCGACGGGGCGGACGAACGGACTCGACCTCGAGGCGATAGCAACCAGGATTGGTCGGTGA